The Triticum dicoccoides isolate Atlit2015 ecotype Zavitan chromosome 6A, WEW_v2.0, whole genome shotgun sequence genome has a window encoding:
- the LOC119319631 gene encoding glycine-rich cell wall structural protein-like, producing MAMFKGSLLVFALLLAAAFLVASAEETQAKEEPTADVQDYYRGGGGYPGRGYPGRGGGYYPYPGRGRGGYPGRGGGGYCRWGCCGRGYYGGCRCCSRADEVPEPMYRAEAEVHH from the exons ATGGCGATGTTCAAGGGTTCGCTCCTCGTGTTCGCTCTCCTGCTTGCTGCTGCTTTCCTCGTCGCCTCGGCCGAAGAAACTC AGGCCAAGGAGGAGCCGACGGCCGACGTGCAGGACTACTaccgtggcggcggcggctacccgGGCCGTGGTTATCCTGGGCGCGGAGGAGGGTACTACCCGTACCCTGGCCGCGGAAGAGGCGGGTACccaggccgcggcggcggcgggtacTGCCGGTGGGGCTGCTGCGGCCGCGGGTACTACGGCGGCTGCCGGTGCTGCTCGCGCGCCGACGAGGTCCCGGAGCCCATGTACCGCGCTGAGGCGGAGGTGCACCACTGA